A single window of Nicotiana sylvestris chromosome 5, ASM39365v2, whole genome shotgun sequence DNA harbors:
- the LOC138868219 gene encoding uncharacterized protein, with protein sequence MGMHMAIDQDVENLLIMGDSDLIIRQAQGEWETRDVKLIPYRQHVEDLSKRFTSIEFRYIPRCHNELADALATLASMLPYPGNAHVDPLEIQIKERHGYCSVIEVESNTQPWYHDIKRFLKTQEYPEHATGDQKRTIRRHASGFFLSGELLYKRTPDLNLLRCVDIEEARKIMHEVHAGVCGPHMNGYVLAK encoded by the coding sequence atgggcatgcatatggcaatcgatcaggatgtcgaaaacttactgattatgggagattctgacctgatcatccggcaagctcaaggcgagtgggaaactcgggatgtcaaacttatcccataccgacaacatgtggaggacctcagcaagcgctttacctcaatagagttcaggtatattccgaggtgtcacaatgaactggcagatgcacttgctactttggcttcaatgctaccctacccaggcaacgcccacgtcgatcctttggaaatccaaatcaaggaaaggcACGGTTATTGCAGTGTAATCGAGGTGGAATCAAATACGCaaccttggtaccatgacatcaagaggttcctgaagacgcaagagtaccccgagcacgctactggagatcaaaagaggaccattaggcgacatgcaagtggtttctttttgagcggtgaattgttatataagaggaccccggacctcaatctcctaagatgtgtcgatatcgaggaagcgagaaagatcatgcacgaagtacacgcaggtgtgtgcggacctcacatgaacgggtatgtcttagcgaag